In Streptomyces sp. NBC_01381, the sequence GCCCACATCGACAGGTCCTGCTCGGTGTAGCCGACGACCGTCGGCCGGCCCGTGGTGCCGCTCGACGCGTGCAGGCGGCGGACCTCGGACTGCTCCACCGCGAACATCCCGAACGGGTAGTTGTCGCGCAGGTCGGTCTTGGCCGTGAACGGGAAGCGGGCCAGGTCGGCGAGCGTACGGCAGTCGTCGGGGCGGAGCCCCGCCTTGTCGAACGCCGCCCGGTAGAAGGGCACGTTCTCGTACGCGTGCAGCAAGGTGTCCTGCAGGCGCTCCAGCTGCAGCGCCTCGAGCTCCTCGCGCCCGAGGCGCTCCGCCGCGTCCAGCATGGCCGTCATATGGAGTTTCTCCCGTCCCAAACGGGCGACCGATCATTCGGTCGTGGATCTTCTGTCGTGGTCAGTAATCCAGTCGCGGGGGCGGCCGTCAAGAGATCGCACACGACGGCTTCCCGCGTCGCCCTTCCCGCGGTGTGAGCTGCGTGGACGGCTTTTGCCGGGGGCAGCTGCACCCGGGGGCCGCGGGCCCTGCCGCGCGCGCCGCGGGGACGTACGATTGCGGCCACCCGGCACGATCAACACGGCCGTTTCCAGGGGGACATCCCGTGCAGCGCAGCACCTCGTCCGCAGTCCGCTTCCTGACCGCCGGCGCTCTCGCGGCCGTACTGCTTGGAGGAGCCGGTGCCGGGCAGGCCGCCGCCACTCCCACCGCCGTCCCCGCTCAGCGGACCGCCCTCGCGCACGGCACGCCGTACGACCTGCTCCGTCCGCTCGCCGACCTCTCCGCCCAGCGGCTTGCCACCGCTGACCTCGTCGCGGCCGCGAAGTACGGCACGGACAGCCCCATCGACGACCCGGCCCGCGAGAAGCAGGTCCTCGACGACGTCGCACGGCAGGCGCGGGAGGTGGGTGCCGACCCCAAGGTGACGGTGCGGATCTTCCGCGATCAGATCGAGGCGAACAAGGTGGTGCAGCGCGCGCTGCACCACCGGTGGGACGCCGACCCGTCCCAGGCGCCGACCGAGCGGCCGGACCTCGCGGAGGTCCGCAAGGAGATCAACCGCGTGAACGGCGAACTCGTCCGCGCCGTCGCCGCATCGCCGTCCGCGCGCACGGCCCCCTACTGCGGCGGACTGCTGACCGCGGCGGCCGTGCACGTACGGCACGACCGACAGCTCGACGCGCTGCACACCATCGCCTTGGAGCGGGCGCTTCGGTCCGTCTGCGGGGCTTAGACGGCGGTCGGTGCGACACCTGAATGAGTGTCAGCGCGGGGCATTGCCTGCATGTGCAGCCTGCCGGGCCGCAAGGCCAACCCCAGGGCGGGGCGGACCTGTTGTTGTCCTGGCAGGTGTGCCAGGCGCCATCGGGCGGTGATGGTCGCGAGGGCAAGGACGGCCTCGGTCACCGCGAAGTCGTCGCCGATGCATTTGCGGGCTCCGGCGGCGAAGGGGAGGAGGGCGTGGCGGGGTGGTTGAGGGCGCTTGGGGTCCCAGCGGTCGGGGTCGAAGGTTTCGGAGTTGTCGTAGAGGTCCGGCCGGTGGTGGATGAGGTAGGGGCTGTAGGCGACGCAGCTCCCGGCGGGCAGCAGGTGCCCGCCCAGGCGGGTGTCGGCGGTGACGGTGCGAGTGAAGATCCAGCCCGGCGGTCGGAGCCGGAGGGTTTCGGTGACGATGCGGTGCGTCAGTTCCAGGCGCGGCAGATCGGCGTGGGTGGCCCTGGCTCCGTCCAGGACGGCATCGACCTCGGCGTGCAGCCGCTGCGCCATCTGGGGGTGCCGGGCCAGCAGGTCGAGGGCCCAGGCCAGGAGGGCGGCCGTGGTCTCCGTACCGGCGAGGAAGAAGGTGACGATCGTGTCGCTGATCTCCGCGTCGGTCATGCGGGGACTGTCGTCTTCGGGGTCATGGGCCGCGATCAGGGCCGACAGCAAGTCGTCGTGGTCGACGCCCTCGGCGCGGCGCTGGGCGATGATCTGGTCGAAGGCGTCACGCAGGCGGGTGCGCGCGTGCACGTGGGAGCGGTTGCCCGAGGTGGGGAGCCGGTCCAGCGGGGGGACCATGAACATGCGCTGGTAGAAGCCGTCGAAGAAGGTCTTTACGTCGTTGAGGACCGGGCCGAGTTCGCCGGGGGGCAGCGCACCGGAGAACAGGGTGGCGGCCGTGATCTTGGATGTGATCGTCATCATCTCGGTGGGCACGTCCAGGACCTGTCCGGCACGCCAGGAGCCGGTCACCTCCTCGACGCAGGCGCTCATGGCCTTTGTGTAGCCGGGGAACCGTTCCGGGCGGAAGGCGGGCTGGGCCAGCCGGCGCAGCCGCCGGTGCGCGCCGTGCGGACAGCTGGCAAGACCGTCATCACCCACAACTTCCCGTACGCGGTCGAAGACCGGGCCGCCCTTGTCGAAGACGCGGTCGTCGACCAAGGCCTGCCGGGTCAGTTCTGGATCGCAGATCACCACCAGGGTGAAGGGGCCGAGGCGGATGCGGACGAGTTCTCCGTGGGTGGGCAGGGAGTTGATGAACTCCAGCGGGTTCCGCAGCAGCGGAATCAGATGGCCGACGAGGGGCAGCGCCTTGGGCGCGATGGGGACCGAACGTAGGCTCGCCATTTCCACTCCGTGGTCTAGTGACCGGCTTCGGTGCTCTGCAGCCCGTAGCGGGGCGTATCCAATGACCATGTGTAGACGGGGTCGACCCAGTAGAAGATCGCCTGGGCGTGCTTCCTGACTTCCTCCGGCAGGGAGGCGTCCGAGCAGATCGAGGCAGCGGCGTTGGCGTTCTCGTAGCGCATGGCCGCGTTGAGGGTGAGCGAGCAGGAGAAGGCCATGTCCACGGGAATTCCGTATTCCTGGCAGATGACGCCGATGAGGCTGAGCCTTTCTCCCGATTCGGCCCCCACGTGGCAACTGTGCAGGTCGTTGTCGAGACCGACGAGGAGACTTCCCTGCTTCATGAGGTGAAGCAGTGGTTCGGGAAGCTCCTTCCCCGGCCCGACGAGGCCCGGCTGAAGCCTCTGTACCCACATGCCGAGGACGATCCCCGCCGTGCGCGTCCGGTGCCTCAAGTACCGGTCCAGGCTCGGGAGGGGTTCCCCGTTCTCCCACGCCTGCCGAGCCGTGTACTCGTGCAGGAAACCCAGCAGCAGGTCCGTGAAGCCGGGGAGCAGCGCGGCTCCGTCCGCCGCGACGATGTCGTCGCGCAGACTGGCCAGCGGCCTCAGGATGTCAGGCCCGTCGGACGGCACATGCCCCGTCTCCAGGGTTTCCCTCACGGGTTCCATGAGATGACCGACCGGCTGATCACTGCCGAGGTCGACGGTGTTCAGCCAGAACAGGATCATCTGCAGCTTCGCCAGCGGGAGCAGCACATTCCAGGGGGCTTGTGGGGCGAAAAGGCCCACCAGGTGCCCGGGGGTTGCCTGGGCCGCTATGTCGACATGAACCTTGCTCAATCCAAGGTTCGACGCCCAGGCGAGAATCGCGGACTCCAGTTGCTCGGTCTGCGGGTGGGCGGGGTATGTCTCACGTCCCTTTCCCAGGTGGGAGAGAATCCAGGGTTTCAGGGGACGATAGAAACCGGGGATGTCATCCTTCGTGTTGGAGTCAGGGAACAGAAGAGGCATCTGAGGGGGCATGCTGCAGTTCCTTCCTGCTCTACTTTCCGAAACGTCGCTGACGGGCGCCGTAGAAGGCCAGCGCGCAGTGCAGATCGGACTGGGTGAAGTCGGGCCACAGGACAGGGCAGAAATAGAGTTCCGAGAGGGCTGCCTGCCAGAGCATGAACCCGGAAAGACGTTGCTCGCCGGAGGTGCGGATCACCAGGTCCGGGTCGGGCAGCCCGCTGGTGGACAAGGCCTGGGCGAACGACCTCTCGGACACGGTGAAGCCGGCGGACTTGACCGCCTGGTGGGCCACCATGCGCGCTGCCGCGAGGATGTCCTCCCGGCCGCTGTAGCCGACTGCGAAGTTGATCTGAGGGCCCTGATTGCGACAGGTCCTGGTCTCCGCCTCGCGCAGCGAGGTTGCCAGAGAGCTGGGGAGCAGCCGGGGATCCCCGAGGTGACGCATTCTCCAGTGCCCGGCCGCCGCCAGCCGGTCGGTCAGGTCGGAGATGATGTCCAGGAGTTCGTGGAGCTCGGACGCGGCGCGATTGAGGTTGTCCGTCGAGAGCAGCCACCATGTGGTGGTCTCGATGCCTACGGCCTCACACCAGCGAACGGCCCGGAATACGTTGTCCGCGCCCTCCCGGTGGCCCTGCTCGACGGGGTGGCCATGGGCCTGCGCCCAACGGCGGTTCCCGTCCACTATGAAGGCGACGTGACGTGGCCCCCTGCCCGGGCCGAGGTTGCGGCGGTCGTCCCGTTGATGGGGGAGGTCGCGCGGGGGAGTACTCATCGGGCACTTCCTTATCGCCTGGGACCGGTGCATACACGGCCGATACGAATCCAGCGGGCTCAACGAGCAAGGAAATGGACGGGTCGATGGATGCGACGCAAGGACGGCTGCCGCCGCCCGGCCTGCCCTGAAGATCCTGGTCCGCTCCGCCGGGGTTGCCAAGGCGTGATCAGGGGCGCCTGAAAGTGCGCACGCCTCAATCGGAGGCCGCAGCGGCTTCCGCCGAGGGCGCTCAAGTCGCTCCTCAAAGCGCAGTGTTCTCTCCGCAAGACGCACGCGCCGACCCCGCCGGCCGGCGGGACCGGCCCGGCAGACCGCTCAGTGGTCGAGCGAGCCGATGAAGCGGTGCAACCGTGCGACGACCTGCCGCAGTACGTCGACGGAGCCCACGGTGTCCTCCGCGAGCTCCAGGGCGTGGTCCGCCGAGGGGAGATCCAGGACGTCGTGGTGCAGCGACTCGGCGACCTGGGCGTCCCACAGCGCGTCGGCGCTCCCGCCGACGAGGAGAGTCGGCGCCTTGGCCCGCCGGAGCGAGCGGGCCACCTGGTCGTACGTCAGGAGCGGGGTGAGCCAGGCGGCCGCGAGGTTCCGGTCCGCCGCGACGCCACAGGCGAGCGAGCCGAGGGACTTGCCGACGACGAGACGACAGGCCCCCTCCTCGGCGTCGACGGCCTCGGTGACCTGCCGCTCCACCCACGCGATCCGCTCGTCCAGGGTGAACTGCCGGAAGCTGTCGGGGATCTGCCACCACAGCTCCTGAACCGTCCAGCCGTGCTGGAGCAGCACGCCACGGGCGAAGTGCAGCAGCGGCCTCGCGGGCGAGTAGCCGACGCCCGGAACGATGACGGCGACGCGGTCACGGGCGCCGTCGAAGCGGGTGGGGACGGCGAAGGGCGAGGGATCGGGCATGGCCGAAGGCTACTGGGCGGGCGATACCGCGCGGGCGTTCAGGTGGCTCAGCCGCCCGCCGCCACCGCCTTCGCCCACCGGTAGTCCGCCTTGCCGCTGGGGGAGCGCTGGATGTGGTCGGCGAAGACCACGGCCCGGGGAATCTTGTAGCCGGCGAGTCGGGTGCGGCAGTGGGTCTGGACGGCTTCGAGGTCCAACGGGCCCGCGCCGTCGCGGAGTTGGACGACCGCGGCGACACGGTTGCCCCAGCGCTCGTCGGGCACCCCGGCGACCAGCGCGTCGTACACGTCCGGATGGGACTTCAGCGCCTGCTCGACCTCCTCCGGATACACCTTCTCGCCACCGGTGTTGATGCACTGCGAGCCCCGGCCGAGGACGGTGACGATGCCCTCGTCGTCCACGGTCGCCATGTCGCCGAGCAGCACCCACCGCTCGTCGCCCCGCTGGAAGAAGGTCTCGGCGGTTTTCTTGGGGTCGTTGTAGTAGCCGAGCGGCACATGGCCGCGCTGCGCGATGCGCCCCGGCTCGCCGACCGACACAGGGTCGTACGTCGCCGGATCCACCACCTGCGTACGGGCGTTGACCCGCAGCCGGAACCCCTTGTCGGGGCCCGAGTCGTCCGTCGCCGTGCCGTTGAAGCCGGACTCGGACGAGCCGAAGTTGTTCAGGAGCATCACGTTCGGGGCCAGGGCGGCGAACTGTGCCCGCACCGTCTCCGACATGATCGCGCCGGACGACGACACACTGAACATGGCCGAGAGATCCGTGCCCTTGCAGGGGCCGTTCAGCGCGTCTATCAGCGGCCGCAGCATCGCGTCGCCGACCAGCGACATGCTGGTGACCTTCTCCCGTTCGATCGTGCGCAGCACTTCCTCGGGAGCGAACTTGCGGTGGATGACCAGGCGTTGGCCGAAGTTGAAGCAGATGAACGCCGTCAGGGTCGACGTGCCGTGCATCAGCGGGGGAGTGGGGAAGAAGGTGATCCCGTCGCCGCCCGCGGCGACCCGCTCGGCCACCTCTTTGGGGCGCTCGACCGGCTCACCGGTGGGGGCGCCGCCGCCGAGTCCCGAGAAGAACAGGTCCTCCTGGCGCCACATCACCCCCTTGGGCATGCCGGTCGTGCCGCCGGTGTAGATGATGAACAGGTCGTCGGGCGACCGGTCGCCTGTGAAGCCCCGCTCCGGTGAGCCGGCCGCCTCCGCATCGGCGTACGACACCGCGTCGAGCGAGGGAGCTCCGGCGGGCGGGGTCCCCACCCGCACCAGATGCCGCAGCTTCTCCGTCCTCGGCAGTGCGGCCGCCACGCGCGCGGTGAACTCCCCGTCGAAGACGAGTGCCGCGAGATCCGCGTCGCGGTAGAGGTAGACCAACTCCTCTTCCACATAGCGGTAGTTGACGTTGACCGGGACGACCCGCGCCTTGAGGCAGGCGAGCACCGTCTGCAGGTACTCGATCCCGTTGTAGAGGTGCAGCCCCAGATGTTCGCCCGACTTGATGCCGCTGTCGATCAGATGGTGGGCGATGCGGTTGGCGGCGGCGTCGAGCTCGGCGTACGTCAGCCTGCGTTCCGCCCCCGTGCCGGGGTGATCGATGTACACGAGCGCCTCGCGGTCGGGGACCACGTCGACGACCGACTCGAACAGGTCGGCAAGGTTGTACTCCACCGCTCCTCCTGACCCCGGCGCCATCTCTTCTGGCTTCTGGCGGTCATCAGAGCAGAGGCGCCCACAACTGGGAAGGGTCCCCGTACAAGAAATCTGACTGACTGTCAGAAAACTATTGAACTGGCTCCCCGGCTACTGCAACCTGTTCCAGGTCCGAAGCCGACAGGTCGGTTGTCACGAGAGGGAGCACGGCTATGGGTGGGACGGAACATCTCGCTGTGCAGCGCGAAGGCGCCACACTGGTACTCACGCTCAACCGGCCCGAGGCGAAGAACGCGCTCTCGCTGCCGATGCTGGTGGGCCTCTACGACGGGTGGGTGGCCGCCGACGAGGACGACACGATCCGCTCGATCGTGCTCACCGGCTCGGGCGGCACGTTCTGCGCGGGCATGGACCTCAAGGCCCTCGCGGGCAAGGGGATGGAGGGCGAGCAGTACCGGGACCG encodes:
- a CDS encoding acyl-CoA synthetase, producing MEYNLADLFESVVDVVPDREALVYIDHPGTGAERRLTYAELDAAANRIAHHLIDSGIKSGEHLGLHLYNGIEYLQTVLACLKARVVPVNVNYRYVEEELVYLYRDADLAALVFDGEFTARVAAALPRTEKLRHLVRVGTPPAGAPSLDAVSYADAEAAGSPERGFTGDRSPDDLFIIYTGGTTGMPKGVMWRQEDLFFSGLGGGAPTGEPVERPKEVAERVAAGGDGITFFPTPPLMHGTSTLTAFICFNFGQRLVIHRKFAPEEVLRTIEREKVTSMSLVGDAMLRPLIDALNGPCKGTDLSAMFSVSSSGAIMSETVRAQFAALAPNVMLLNNFGSSESGFNGTATDDSGPDKGFRLRVNARTQVVDPATYDPVSVGEPGRIAQRGHVPLGYYNDPKKTAETFFQRGDERWVLLGDMATVDDEGIVTVLGRGSQCINTGGEKVYPEEVEQALKSHPDVYDALVAGVPDERWGNRVAAVVQLRDGAGPLDLEAVQTHCRTRLAGYKIPRAVVFADHIQRSPSGKADYRWAKAVAAGG
- a CDS encoding alpha/beta hydrolase, whose translation is MPDPSPFAVPTRFDGARDRVAVIVPGVGYSPARPLLHFARGVLLQHGWTVQELWWQIPDSFRQFTLDERIAWVERQVTEAVDAEEGACRLVVGKSLGSLACGVAADRNLAAAWLTPLLTYDQVARSLRRAKAPTLLVGGSADALWDAQVAESLHHDVLDLPSADHALELAEDTVGSVDVLRQVVARLHRFIGSLDH
- a CDS encoding cytochrome P450; translation: MASLRSVPIAPKALPLVGHLIPLLRNPLEFINSLPTHGELVRIRLGPFTLVVICDPELTRQALVDDRVFDKGGPVFDRVREVVGDDGLASCPHGAHRRLRRLAQPAFRPERFPGYTKAMSACVEEVTGSWRAGQVLDVPTEMMTITSKITAATLFSGALPPGELGPVLNDVKTFFDGFYQRMFMVPPLDRLPTSGNRSHVHARTRLRDAFDQIIAQRRAEGVDHDDLLSALIAAHDPEDDSPRMTDAEISDTIVTFFLAGTETTAALLAWALDLLARHPQMAQRLHAEVDAVLDGARATHADLPRLELTHRIVTETLRLRPPGWIFTRTVTADTRLGGHLLPAGSCVAYSPYLIHHRPDLYDNSETFDPDRWDPKRPQPPRHALLPFAAGARKCIGDDFAVTEAVLALATITARWRLAHLPGQQQVRPALGLALRPGRLHMQAMPRADTHSGVAPTAV
- the uppS gene encoding polyprenyl diphosphate synthase — protein: MSTPPRDLPHQRDDRRNLGPGRGPRHVAFIVDGNRRWAQAHGHPVEQGHREGADNVFRAVRWCEAVGIETTTWWLLSTDNLNRAASELHELLDIISDLTDRLAAAGHWRMRHLGDPRLLPSSLATSLREAETRTCRNQGPQINFAVGYSGREDILAAARMVAHQAVKSAGFTVSERSFAQALSTSGLPDPDLVIRTSGEQRLSGFMLWQAALSELYFCPVLWPDFTQSDLHCALAFYGARQRRFGK
- a CDS encoding chorismate mutase, producing MQRSTSSAVRFLTAGALAAVLLGGAGAGQAAATPTAVPAQRTALAHGTPYDLLRPLADLSAQRLATADLVAAAKYGTDSPIDDPAREKQVLDDVARQAREVGADPKVTVRIFRDQIEANKVVQRALHHRWDADPSQAPTERPDLAEVRKEINRVNGELVRAVAASPSARTAPYCGGLLTAAAVHVRHDRQLDALHTIALERALRSVCGA
- a CDS encoding terpene synthase family protein, producing the protein MSKVHVDIAAQATPGHLVGLFAPQAPWNVLLPLAKLQMILFWLNTVDLGSDQPVGHLMEPVRETLETGHVPSDGPDILRPLASLRDDIVAADGAALLPGFTDLLLGFLHEYTARQAWENGEPLPSLDRYLRHRTRTAGIVLGMWVQRLQPGLVGPGKELPEPLLHLMKQGSLLVGLDNDLHSCHVGAESGERLSLIGVICQEYGIPVDMAFSCSLTLNAAMRYENANAAASICSDASLPEEVRKHAQAIFYWVDPVYTWSLDTPRYGLQSTEAGH